The Myxococcota bacterium genome includes the window GCGATCGCGAGCGAGGTCACGCGCGGCAACCCGCGGCACTTCGACGCGCGCATCGCCGCCTGGAAGCCCCACGCGGGCCAGGTGCGCGCGGCGCGGCGCATCCGCGACCACCTGGGCTACGACCCGGCGCGCCCCGCCCCGGCCCCGGCGCGGCTGCAGGATCGCTACTCGATCCGCTGCGCGCCCAACGTGGTCGGCGTGCTGTACGACGCGGCCGAGCTGGCGCGCGGCATCCTCGAGATCGAGCTGAACGGCGCCAACGACAACCCGCTGGTCGACGGCGACACGGGCGAGATCCTCCACGGCGGGAACTTCTACGGCGGTCACCTGTGCTTCGCGCTCGACGGGCTGAAGGCCGCCGTGGCCAGCGTCGCCGACCTCCTGGACCGCCAGATCTCGCTCCTGTGCCGGCCCGAGACCAGCGAGGGCCTGCCCGCGGAGCTGATCTCGGTCGACGAGGGCGGCAACCGCTCGCACCACGGCTTCAAGGGCATGCAGGTGACCGCCTCGGCGCTCGCGGCCGAGGCGCTGAAGCTCACCATGCCTGCGGCGTCGTTCAGCCGCAGCACCGAGTCGCACAACCAGGACAAGGTGTCGATGGGCTCGATCGCCGCGCGCGAGTGTCTGCGCATCCTCGACCTGACCGAGGCGGTGGCGTCGATCGCGCTGCTCGCGGTGTGTCAGGCGGTCGACCTGCGCGGAGGCGCGCGCAGCGCCGCGACCCAGCGCCTGCTCACGGCGGTGCGCAAGCACGTGCCGACGCTCTCGGCCGACCGCCGGCAGGACGTCGACATCGCGCGCGTGGCCGACCTCGTGCGCGCGCGCACGCTGCCGCTGGATCCCTTCCCGCAGCCATGAGCGCACGCCGCCTGTGCCTGGCGCTGGCGGCGCTCGCCGCGCTGGCCGCCGAGCCGGCCCAGCCGGCACGCGATCTCACGCTCGAGGACCTGCTGAGTCACATGCGCGCCACGCACGGCGTGGTGGCCGAGTTCCACGAAGTGAAGACGCTCAAGCTGCTCGACGCGCCGCTCGAGTCGCGCGGCACGCTGTACTTCGCGCCGCCCGACCGGCTGGCGCGGGTCACGCGCGAGCCGGCCGAGACCAAGCTCGTGCTCGACGGCGGGCGCATGAGCTTCCGCGACGCCGCGGGCGGCAGCGACGTGGACCTGTCGGAGAACCCGGTCGCGCGCGCGTTCGCCGACAACCTGATGGTGCTGTGGCGCGGCGACCGCGCGGCGCTCGAGTCGATCTACCAGCTCGACTTCCACGCCGACGGCTCGCGCTGGCAGCTCGCGCTCTCGCCCAGACACTCGCCGCTGGACCAGTTCCTGCGCTCCATCACGCTGCGCGGCGACGGCGCCGAGATGCGCGAGATGGAGGTGCTCGAGAGCGACGGCGACCGCACGCAGACCTTCTTCGACAAGATCGACGTCGCGCACGAGTTCGGCGAGGACGAGGCGCGTGCGGTGTTCGGAGCCGGGGCGGCGAAGTGAGTCGCGGCGTCCGGCTCGGCGCCTGGGCGCTGTTGTGCGCCGCGCTCGCGCTGTACGGCGTGCGCGGGCTCGACTTCTCGACCGACATCTTGAACTTCATGCCCGACGGCCACGGCGCGGAGCTGGCGCAGATCTCGCGCGAGCTCGCGCGCAGCGACCTGGCGCGCACCATGGTGCTCACGCTCTCGGCCGACGACCCGTCGCGCGCCGTGGCGGCCGCGCGCGAGCTGGCCGAGACACTGCGCGCGAACCCCGAGGTCGCCTGGCTGCGCGCGGGCGCCGACCCCGAGCTCCTGCGCAGCGTGTACGAGCTGTATTTCCCCAAGCGCCTGTACTTCCTGTCGCAGGCGCCCGAGCAGGAGCTGCCCGCGCTGCTCTCCGACCGGGGGCTGAAGGTCCAGGCGGAGCGCGTGCGCAGCTCGCTCGCGCTGCCCATGTCGACCTTGCTCAAGCGCATCGTGCCCGAGGACCCGCTGGGCGCGTTCGCGCGCCAGAGCGAGAGACTGCGCGCGGGCGAGCCGCCGCTCGCGAGTCAGGACGGCGCCTTCACCACGCGCGACGGGCGCTGGGCGGTGCTGTTGCTCGCGACCCGCGACTCGGCGCTCGACTCGACCGCGCAGCGCCCGTTGCTCGAGGCGATCGACGCGGCGCTCCAGTCGCTGCGCGCGAAATACGGCGCCGACCTCGTGCTCGAGAAGAGCGGCGCGAACCGCTTCGCGGTCGACGCCGAGGCCGGCATCCGCGGCGACGCCACGTTCATCTCGTGGGTGTCGTTCGTCGGTGTGTCGCTGCTCTCGCTGGTGTTCTTCCGCTCGATGCTGTCGCTGGGCATGGTGATGATTCCCGGCGTCGTGGGGCTCTTGGTCGCGATGGCGCTCGGGATCGCGATCTTCGGGCACCTGGACGGCATGACGATCGGCTTCGGCGGGTCGCTGATCGGAGTCACGATCGACTACCCGACCCACGTGCTGATCCTGTGGAGCCTGTCGCCCAAGCCCGAGTCGCCCTGGCACGTGGCGCGGCGACTCACCGGCTCGCTGGTCATGGCCGCGCTCACCACCATGGCCAGCTTCGCCGGGCTCGCGGTCACCTCGTTCCGCGGCTTCCGCGAGCTGGGAGTGTTCGCGGTGATCGGCGTCGGCGCCGCCGTCGTGGCGTCGCTCCTGCTCCTGCCCGACCTGCTGCCGCGCAAGCGCCGGCTGCAGCCGGTGTCGGCCGAGCTCGCGCGGCGCCTCGAGCCCTGGGTGCTCGCGCTGCACGAGCACCGGAGGCTCCTGGCGCTGGTGCCCGTGGCGGTGCTGGTGCTGGGCGCGGTCGGCCTGCCGCGCCTGCGCTGGGCCGACGACCTGTCGAAGATCTTCCGGCCCAACCCCGTGCTGCAGGCCGAGGACGAGCGCGTGTTCGAACGCGTGTCGAACTTCGACACCGGGCGCTTCGTGCTCGCGATCGCCGACGATCCGGCCACGGCCGTAGCGCGCAACGAGTCGGTGCGCGCGCGACTGGGCGGATTGATGCGCGCGGGCAAGCTCGAAGGCGTGCGCTCCTTCTCCGACGTGTTCTTCCCGACCGAGCTGCAGGAGCGCAACCTCGCGCAGCTGCGCGCGAGCCCCGACCTTCCGGCACGGCTCGAGCGCGCGTTCCGCGAGGCGGGCTTCCAGCCGGGCACCACGGCGCCCTTTGCCGCGGCGCTGGCCGCGCCGCCGCCACCCCTGACACTCGCCGAGCTGCGGGCGTCGCCGCTGGGCGAGCTGGTGAGCTCGCAGGTCATGCAGCTCGACGGCCGCACGGCGGTGATCACCTATCTGCGCGGCTTGCACGACCCCGACGCGCTGCGCGCCGCGCTTCGGGACCTCGAGGGCGTGCACTACTTCGAGCAGCGCACCTTCCTGAACGACCTGTACTCGCGCTACCGCGACCAGACGCTGCGGCTCGTGGCGCTGGGCAGCGCGGCGGTGCTCTTGATCCTGGTCGCGCGCTACCGTGACTGGCGGCGCGCCACCGCGGCATTCCTGCCGTCGTTGCTCGTGCCGGTGATCGTGCTGGCCAGCTACGCGCTCTTCGGGGTCGAGGCGAACCTGATGCACGCGGTGAGTCTCTTGATCGTGATGGGCATGGGCGTCGACTACGGCATCTTCATCGTCGACAGCGCAGAGGAGGGCACGGAGTTCGGCGCGACGCTGGTGTCGTGTCTCTTGTGCGCGCTCACCACGGTGCTTTCCTTCGGGGCGCTGGCGATCTCGAGTCAGCCGCCGCTGCGCGCGATCGGACTCACGACGGGCATCGGCATCACGCTCGCGCTCGTGCTCGCGCCGGTCTCGCTCCTCTTGCTCCGGGTCGGGCCCAAGGAGACGCCGCGTGCCTAGGCGGGGCCTGATGCTCGTGGCCGTGCTCGCCGCGGCCTGCAAGACGCCGGCGCCGGTCGAGATGGTCATGCACCCGCCGCCCGAGCTCTCGGACTGCCCGGGCGACCTGCGCTCCACCGAGGAGATCGAGGGCGACTGGCTGGTGCACGAGCGCATCCACGTGGTGGGCGGCGGCGTCGACGAGTCGTACGGCCTGGTGCTGCAGAAGACCGGTCCGCGGCTCGTGCTGCTGGCGCTGACTCCGTTCGGCGCCAAGGCCTTCTCGGTCACCCAGATCGGCCTGCAGACCTGGACCGAGAGCTATCTCGGGCCGATCCTGCCCGTCCCGCCCCAGAACGTGCTGCGCGACGTGCACCGCGCGCACTTCCGCATCGTCGACGATCCCGGGCTCGACCCGCGCGCCGTGACCCGCGACGCGGACGGCGCGGTGAAGATCGTCGCGGCGTCGTGCGGCTACGAGTCCACGCTCGCGCCGATCAGCGCGAACCTGCTCCCGCCGCCTCACTGACGCCGCGGGCCAGCTTCCCGGTCGCGGTCTCGGGCAGTGACTCGACGAGCTTGAACTCACGCGGGATCTTGTAGGCGGGCAGGCGCTCGCGGCAGTGGGCCGTGAGCTCGGCGCGCGTGGGCGGCTGCGCGGGGTCCACCGGCTCGATCTCGGCCACCGGGATCTCGCCCAGGTGCGCGTGCTCGCGGCCCGACACGCGGCTGCGCCGCACGCGCGGATGCGCGTCGATCACCGCCTCGACCTCTTCGCTGAAGAACTTCATGCCGGCCATGTTGATGCGGTTCGCGCGCCGGCCCACGAGATACAGCTCGCCGTCGGCGTCGAAGTAGCCCTGGTCGCCGGTGCGGAAGCCGTCGGGCTCGAGCACCGCGCGCGCCGGGGTCCACGGGTCGAGATAGGCGTCGAACAGACCCGGTCCGCGGATGCAGATCTCGCCGGTCTTGTCGGGCGAGGTCGGCGGCGCGACGGGCTGGCCGTCCTCGCCGCGCAGCCACACGTCGTAGTCGGGCAGCGGCCGGCCCAGTGAGTCCGGCTTGCGCTCGGCGGAACGAAGGTTCAGGACCGGCAGCCCGACCTCGATGATGCCGAGCGCTTGCGCCACCGGGCGCGCGAAGCGTGCGGCGAAGGCGCGCGCGGTCTCGGGCCTCAGGCCTTCCGCGGTGGAGATCGCGAGCCGCAGGTCGGCGAGCCCGATGCCCGAGGCGTCCTTCGCGAGCAGGTTCATGTGGTACGGCGAGGCGTACAGCACGCTTGCGCGCTCGCCGGCGGCGAGCTCGAGGATCGGCCGCGCGAGCGACCCGGCCGGCAGCAGGATCGTCGCGCCGTGGCGGAGATACAGGAGGATCGAGACCACGAAGTGGTGCGCCATCGGCAGCAGCCACAGGATCCGGTCGGCCGGGCCGATGCCGAGCCCGCGGTTCGCGGCGTCGAGCCGCGCCAGCACGGCCGCGTGGCCGAGGATCACCCCCTTGCGGCGCGCCGTGGTGCCCGACGTGAAGCGCAGATACGCCGGCCGCAGCGCCGCGAACTCGCGCTCGCCCGCGCCGTCGACCGCGGGCACGTCGGCGCGGGTCACGAGCGCGAAGCGCGCGGCGCCCTCGCGCTCGAGCACGATCGCGTGCAGGCGCGCGCGCTCGGCGAACTCGTCGAGCACGGCGCCGGTGTGGTCGGACGCGATCGGCACGAGACACGCGTCGGCCGCGAGGATCGCGAGCGCCAGCTCGATGAAGCCCGCGCCCTGCTCCGCCACCAGCCCCACGCGCTGCGCGCGAGTCACTCCGGCGGCGCGCAGGCGCGCGGCCAGCGCATCGACGCGCGCCAGCAGCTCCCCGTAGCCGATGCGCTCGGCCACGGCCCCGCCCGAGACCAGCGCCGGGTGCGCGGGGTCGCGCGCGGCGTGGGCGCGGATCCGGTCGAGGACGGTCTCGCTCATGGCCCGTGAATCTGGGAGCGAACCTCGGACGGCGCAACCTCGGCCAGCGCCTTGCCGCGGTCGGCCGCGAGCGCGGCCGCGGCGCCGATCGCCTCGCCGGTGGCGAGCGCGGTGCCGATCACGCGCAGGGCGCCCAGCGCTTCGTGAGTCGCCGACAGACAGCGGCCCGCGGCGCCCAGGCGCGGGTGCGTGCGCGACACGAGCGCGCCCAGCGGCACCGAGCACGCGCCGGCGGGCTGCTCGAACACCGGGCGGCGGTGGTCCTGCCAGAGCTCGATCGGCCAGGTGGACAGCGCGACCTCGTCGTCGCGGCGGCGGCCGGCGAGCACGTCCTCGGCGCTGAGTCGCACGCTGCCCGCGATGCGGCGCGTCTCGCGCACGCCCAGCCGGCCCGGGTGCTCGGCCAGCCGCGCGCGCGCGAACGCCGGCCGCGTGTCTCGCAGGAAGCTCGCGATCGCCTCCGCCGTGGCGCGCGCCCCGCGCTCCATGCGCGCGAGACACTCGGGGTCGAGCGGCGCCCAGGGCTCGCCTGCGGGCCGCGGCAGGTTCAAGGTCGCGAACACCTCGCCCGGACGGCCGCTCGCGCGCACCACGATCGCGTCGGCGCCGGGCGGCAGCGTGCCCGCGCGCACGCCGCCGGCGAGCGCGGCTCCGAGCTTCAGCCGCGCGAAGCCGACCAGCTGCGAGGTGTCGACGCCGTCGAGCCGGAACACGTACGAGGGGCACTGCAGCTCCTCGGGCGGTGACTGCTCGGTGGCCGCGCCCCCGAGCGCGGCCGCGGCCGCGTCGCCGCTCGCGTCGACCACGACGCCGGCCGCGAGCTCCGAGACTGCGCCCGCCGCGCGCACGCGCAGCAGCGAGTCCTCGGACGGCGTGC containing:
- a CDS encoding aromatic amino acid ammonia-lyase, which encodes MAFDTLEIGSAPIYLEEFLAMARGTRRAQISTRPEYRARLEAEHAVVGEAVARGESVYGVTTGVGASVTNTIDAEHRGEFVRNLFRMLGTGVGAALGELESASVMSARIVSLASGHSGVRGLVLDRLCELLEARCLPRIPELGSVGASGDLAPLSYLAGMLAGEGRVRLRGRIIDAAEALESLGVEALEFEPKESLSLVNGTSFMTGLGAVAWERAVDLADLSCAITAIASEVTRGNPRHFDARIAAWKPHAGQVRAARRIRDHLGYDPARPAPAPARLQDRYSIRCAPNVVGVLYDAAELARGILEIELNGANDNPLVDGDTGEILHGGNFYGGHLCFALDGLKAAVASVADLLDRQISLLCRPETSEGLPAELISVDEGGNRSHHGFKGMQVTASALAAEALKLTMPAASFSRSTESHNQDKVSMGSIAARECLRILDLTEAVASIALLAVCQAVDLRGGARSAATQRLLTAVRKHVPTLSADRRQDVDIARVADLVRARTLPLDPFPQP
- a CDS encoding outer membrane lipoprotein carrier protein LolA encodes the protein MSARRLCLALAALAALAAEPAQPARDLTLEDLLSHMRATHGVVAEFHEVKTLKLLDAPLESRGTLYFAPPDRLARVTREPAETKLVLDGGRMSFRDAAGGSDVDLSENPVARAFADNLMVLWRGDRAALESIYQLDFHADGSRWQLALSPRHSPLDQFLRSITLRGDGAEMREMEVLESDGDRTQTFFDKIDVAHEFGEDEARAVFGAGAAK
- a CDS encoding MMPL family transporter is translated as MSRGVRLGAWALLCAALALYGVRGLDFSTDILNFMPDGHGAELAQISRELARSDLARTMVLTLSADDPSRAVAAARELAETLRANPEVAWLRAGADPELLRSVYELYFPKRLYFLSQAPEQELPALLSDRGLKVQAERVRSSLALPMSTLLKRIVPEDPLGAFARQSERLRAGEPPLASQDGAFTTRDGRWAVLLLATRDSALDSTAQRPLLEAIDAALQSLRAKYGADLVLEKSGANRFAVDAEAGIRGDATFISWVSFVGVSLLSLVFFRSMLSLGMVMIPGVVGLLVAMALGIAIFGHLDGMTIGFGGSLIGVTIDYPTHVLILWSLSPKPESPWHVARRLTGSLVMAALTTMASFAGLAVTSFRGFRELGVFAVIGVGAAVVASLLLLPDLLPRKRRLQPVSAELARRLEPWVLALHEHRRLLALVPVAVLVLGAVGLPRLRWADDLSKIFRPNPVLQAEDERVFERVSNFDTGRFVLAIADDPATAVARNESVRARLGGLMRAGKLEGVRSFSDVFFPTELQERNLAQLRASPDLPARLERAFREAGFQPGTTAPFAAALAAPPPPLTLAELRASPLGELVSSQVMQLDGRTAVITYLRGLHDPDALRAALRDLEGVHYFEQRTFLNDLYSRYRDQTLRLVALGSAAVLLILVARYRDWRRATAAFLPSLLVPVIVLASYALFGVEANLMHAVSLLIVMGMGVDYGIFIVDSAEEGTEFGATLVSCLLCALTTVLSFGALAISSQPPLRAIGLTTGIGITLALVLAPVSLLLLRVGPKETPRA
- a CDS encoding DUF3261 domain-containing protein, translated to MPRRGLMLVAVLAAACKTPAPVEMVMHPPPELSDCPGDLRSTEEIEGDWLVHERIHVVGGGVDESYGLVLQKTGPRLVLLALTPFGAKAFSVTQIGLQTWTESYLGPILPVPPQNVLRDVHRAHFRIVDDPGLDPRAVTRDADGAVKIVAASCGYESTLAPISANLLPPPH
- a CDS encoding fatty acid--CoA ligase family protein, producing MSETVLDRIRAHAARDPAHPALVSGGAVAERIGYGELLARVDALAARLRAAGVTRAQRVGLVAEQGAGFIELALAILAADACLVPIASDHTGAVLDEFAERARLHAIVLEREGAARFALVTRADVPAVDGAGEREFAALRPAYLRFTSGTTARRKGVILGHAAVLARLDAANRGLGIGPADRILWLLPMAHHFVVSILLYLRHGATILLPAGSLARPILELAAGERASVLYASPYHMNLLAKDASGIGLADLRLAISTAEGLRPETARAFAARFARPVAQALGIIEVGLPVLNLRSAERKPDSLGRPLPDYDVWLRGEDGQPVAPPTSPDKTGEICIRGPGLFDAYLDPWTPARAVLEPDGFRTGDQGYFDADGELYLVGRRANRINMAGMKFFSEEVEAVIDAHPRVRRSRVSGREHAHLGEIPVAEIEPVDPAQPPTRAELTAHCRERLPAYKIPREFKLVESLPETATGKLARGVSEAAGAGSR
- a CDS encoding FAD-dependent oxidoreductase, giving the protein TPSEDSLLRVRAAGAVSELAAGVVVDASGDAAAAALGGAATEQSPPEELQCPSYVFRLDGVDTSQLVGFARLKLGAALAGGVRAGTLPPGADAIVVRASGRPGEVFATLNLPRPAGEPWAPLDPECLARMERGARATAEAIASFLRDTRPAFARARLAEHPGRLGVRETRRIAGSVRLSAEDVLAGRRRDDEVALSTWPIELWQDHRRPVFEQPAGACSVPLGALVSRTHPRLGAAGRCLSATHEALGALRVIGTALATGEAIGAAAALAADRGKALAEVAPSEVRSQIHGP